Below is a genomic region from Methanolobus sediminis.
GGCTGCAGAAGCAGTAGCAGCAATCAAAGAGTTGATCGGGAAATAACCGATAAACTCTTTTTACCTTTTTTTATTCTAATTTTTATTCTTTATCAAAATCAACTTATCTTCTTGGCCACAAGCTCGATAGCCTCAAAAAGACTATTCTTTGGCATGATGGTTGCAACAGGTATTCTCAGTATTTTTTCCACTGTAGGGCTGACTATGGGTGCACACACAAGTGCTTTTGCTCCATCTCTTTCTGCACGTACGGCAGCAATAATGGCTTCTTCCATGGAAGTTGCAGAATACTCTCTGATAGTACAAAGGTTTCCGCATATCTTTCTTTTAGTTTCACTGATATTGTCCAGCACCGGTCTTGCAGCAATCACCGCAATGAATTCTCCCTTTTCAGAACCTTCCAGTCTTTTTACCGTTTTAATTATTTGTCTTAGTGTCTTGACATTAGGTTCTCTTTTTCCGGACATGATCTTATAGAGAGTACTGGCAGGTACACCTGCCTGCTCTGCAAACTCTGCCATATTCATGTTCAGGTCTTCTTTTATAGTAGTAGAAAGGATTCGTCTGAAATCTTCATCAGATTCAAAAACAGCATCTATTATTTTTTCTACAGTGCTCATCTTTTATCTCCTCATACACAAATAGCCCCCAAAGGTTAATTTATAAATATAATTATCCTTATAAGGATATAAACTTTCTGGATTGTAGAAATATATATAATATATAGGATCATGCAAACAAATTATCTAATATTATTACAGGTGGTAATGTGAATCACACAAAGACAATTAAATTAGCTTCTACTTTATTTCTTGTGATTGCACTTGTTCTTGCTGTATTCGTATCAGGATGCGCAGAGGACACAGCTGATCAGGAAGAAGAGCAGGCAGATAATATTACTGAATTAACATTTGGTTATCAGCCAAGTACTCATCAGATAGCCTATCTTACTGCCAGGGAAAAAGGCTGGTGGCTTGAAGACCTTGAGCCTTATGGAATAGTTTCAATCAATGACAATGTTTTCCCAACTGGTGCACCTGAAATGCAGGCTATGCTTGCAGGTGAGATCGATGTTGCATATGTAGGTGCAGCTCCTGTTATCGCTGCTCTTGCAAACGGTCTTGATGCAAAGATCGTGGCTGCTGTTCAGATACAGGGTTCAGACCTGGTACTAAGAACAGACCTTCCATATGAGAGTCCGGAAGATCTCAGAGGACTTACTATAGCAACATTCCCTGCTGGAACCATTCAGGATACTCTGTTAAGGAACTGGTTGAAAGAGAATGGAATTGACCCTGATACAGATGTTGAGATCAAGGGCATGGGTCCAGGGGATGCAATGACAGCTATCTCAGCAGGTCAGGTAGATGCAGTATTCCTTCCTCACCCCTCACCAACAATGATCGAAAGTGAAGGTACTGGCAGGTCAGTTGTATCATCAGGTGAAATGCTTCAGGATCATGCATGCTGTGTGGTTGCTGTAAGTGGCGACCTCATAAGAAATCATCCTGATATTGTGCAGCAGATAGTTGCAACCCATGTCCGTGCAACTGAATACAACTCAGAGAACCTTGGTGAAGCAGCACAGATATTTGCTGATGATCAGGACTGGGATGTTGAGCTGGTAAACAAATCAATTGCAG
It encodes:
- a CDS encoding ABC transporter substrate-binding protein, which codes for MKLASTLFLVIALVLAVFVSGCAEDTADQEEEQADNITELTFGYQPSTHQIAYLTAREKGWWLEDLEPYGIVSINDNVFPTGAPEMQAMLAGEIDVAYVGAAPVIAALANGLDAKIVAAVQIQGSDLVLRTDLPYESPEDLRGLTIATFPAGTIQDTLLRNWLKENGIDPDTDVEIKGMGPGDAMTAISAGQVDAVFLPHPSPTMIESEGTGRSVVSSGEMLQDHACCVVAVSGDLIRNHPDIVQQIVATHVRATEYNSENLGEAAQIFADDQDWDVELVNKSIADWDGSWVADPNLIVNSTVDYAQVQYELGYISTPLTQDDIFDLSFYDALDQ
- a CDS encoding helix-turn-helix domain-containing protein, whose translation is MSTVEKIIDAVFESDEDFRRILSTTIKEDLNMNMAEFAEQAGVPASTLYKIMSGKREPNVKTLRQIIKTVKRLEGSEKGEFIAVIAARPVLDNISETKRKICGNLCTIREYSATSMEEAIIAAVRAERDGAKALVCAPIVSPTVEKILRIPVATIMPKNSLFEAIELVAKKIS